The Lycium barbarum isolate Lr01 chromosome 12, ASM1917538v2, whole genome shotgun sequence genome includes a region encoding these proteins:
- the LOC132622250 gene encoding malate dehydrogenase, glyoxysomal-like, producing MARSAERIATISAHLNPSPSSYQMEGGVSLSRANCRAKGGSPGFNVAILGAAGGIGQPLAMLMKMNPLVSVLHLYDVANTPGVTADISHMDTAAVVRGFLGPKQLEDALTGMDLVIIPAGVPRKPGMTRDDLFNINAGIVKTLCEGIAKCCPKATVNIISNPVNSTVPIAAEVFKMAGTFDPRRLLGVTMLDIVRANTFVAEVLGLDPREVDVPVVGGHAGVTILPLLSQVKPPCSFTPAETEYLTSRIQNGGTEVVEAKAGAGSATLSMAYAAVKFADACLHGLRGDAGIVECAFVSSQVTELPFFASRVRLGRNGVEEIYPLGPLNEYERTGLEKAKTELATSIQKGVTFVKK from the exons ATGGCGCGCAGTGCAGAACGAATCGCCACAATCTCAGCCCACCTTaacccttctccttcttcttacCAG ATGGAGGGAGGTGTGAGTTTGAGCCGAGCTAATTGCAGGGCGAAAGGAGGTTCTCCGGGATTCAATGTGGCGATTTTGGGTGCTGCAGGAGGTATTGGTCAGCCACTTGCTATGCTTATGAAGATGAATCCACTGGTTTCGGTTTTGCATCTTTATGATGTTGCTAATACTCCTGGTGTTACTGCTGATATTAGCCACATGGACACTGCTGCTGTG GTTCGTGGTTTTCTAGGGCCTAAACAATTGGAAGATGCGCTCACTGGCATGGACCTTGTAATAATCCCTGCTGGTGTTCCTAGAAAACCAGGCATGACAAGAGATGATCTTTTCAACATAAATGCAGGAATTGTGAAGACTTTATGTGAAGGAATTGCCAAGTGCTGTCCTAAGGCCACTGTCAACATAATCAGTAATCCTGTAAACTCTACAGTACCAATTGCTGCAGAGGTTTTTAAGATGGCTGGCACCTTTGATCCCAGGAGACTTTTGGGTGTCACTATGCTTGATATCGTCAGAGCCAATACGTTTGTG GCTGAAGTTTTGGGGCTTGATCCTAGGGAAGTGGATGTTCCAGTTGTCGGGGGCCATGCTGGTGTTACAATTCTACCTCTTCTTTCCCAG GTTAAGCCTCCTTGCTCTTTTACCCCAGCGGAGACTGAATATTTAACATCTCGTATACAAAATGGTGGAACTGAGGTTGTCGAG GCAAAAGCTGGTGCCGGTTCGGCAACCCTCTCTATG GCATATGCTGCGGTTAAATTTGCTGATGCATGTTTGCATGGATTGAGAGGAGATGCTGGCATTGTTGAATGTGCATTTGTGTCTTCCCAG GTGACTGAGCTTCCATTTTTTGCATCAAGAGTACGGCTTGGGCGTAACGGAGTTGAAGAAATATACCCCCTTGGTCCCCTAAATGAATACGAGAG GACTGGGCTTGAGAAGGCAAAGACGGAGCTAGCAACAAGTATTCAGAAGGGTGTTACCTTTGTAAAGAAATGA